A genomic region of Luteibacter aegosomatissinici contains the following coding sequences:
- a CDS encoding helicase-related protein, protein MSLDLDTTTNDATPVQGELLDAEYSPLTLSLQDFVEEFGDELLDSLNRANPPVYTGQPQAHRQLIVASLKRKLFQAQAEVVHAAAELLIDRGERAAIVNGEMGCGKTTVGIATAAVLNAEGYRRTLVLSPPHLVYKWRREIQETVAGAKVWVLNGPDTLVKLIKLREQLGVQPTGQEFFVLGRVRMRMGFHWKPVFTTRRTRHGDVAACPDCGTLITDLDGEPVNPVALEAEEYRRKCSHCAAPLWTLIRPRSLSGSDQSSAVLKALKRIPTIGEVTAQKLMQKFGDGFLASMLGDNIHEFINLMDGNGELVFSDRQAARMERAMANMEFGFGEGGYQPSEFIKRYLPQGTFDLLIADEAHEYKNGGSAQGQAMGVLAAKARKTLLLTGTLMGGYGDDLFYLLFRALPGRMIEDGYRPTTSGSMTSAAMAFMRDHGVLKDIYSESTGTAHKTAKGTKVSVRTVKAPGFGPKGVLRCILPFTIFLKLRDIGGNVLPPYDEEFREVAMDTAQAAAYRDLAGRLTAELKQALARRDTTLLGVVLNVLLAWPDCCFRSETVVHPRTRNTLAFVPAQFNEFEVTPKERELIDICKEEKAQGRKVLAYTVYTGTRDTTSRLKVLLEQEGFKVAVLRASVDASRREDWIAEQLDRGIDVLITNPELVKTGLDLLEFPTIVFMQSGYNVYSLQQAARRSWRIGQKESVRVIYLGYASSSQMTCLELMAKKIMVSQSTSGDVPESGLDVLNQDGDSVEVALARQLVTA, encoded by the coding sequence ATGTCTCTCGATCTCGATACCACCACCAACGATGCAACGCCCGTACAGGGCGAACTGCTCGATGCGGAATATTCCCCTCTGACCCTGAGCCTTCAGGATTTCGTCGAAGAGTTCGGCGACGAACTGCTCGACTCGCTCAACCGCGCCAACCCGCCGGTCTATACCGGCCAGCCGCAGGCGCACCGGCAACTCATCGTCGCCAGCCTCAAACGCAAGCTGTTCCAGGCCCAGGCCGAAGTCGTCCATGCCGCCGCCGAGCTGCTGATCGATCGTGGCGAACGCGCCGCGATCGTCAACGGCGAGATGGGCTGCGGCAAGACCACCGTCGGCATCGCCACGGCCGCCGTCCTCAACGCCGAAGGCTACCGCCGCACCCTGGTTCTTTCTCCACCGCACCTGGTCTACAAGTGGCGGCGCGAGATCCAGGAGACGGTGGCAGGCGCCAAGGTCTGGGTGCTCAACGGCCCGGACACGCTGGTCAAGCTCATCAAGCTGCGCGAGCAGTTGGGTGTGCAGCCCACGGGCCAGGAGTTCTTTGTCCTGGGGCGCGTGCGGATGCGGATGGGATTCCACTGGAAGCCTGTCTTCACCACGCGGCGCACCCGCCATGGCGACGTGGCAGCGTGCCCTGACTGCGGCACGCTCATCACCGACCTCGACGGCGAGCCGGTCAACCCGGTCGCGCTCGAAGCCGAGGAGTACCGCAGGAAGTGCAGCCATTGCGCCGCGCCCCTGTGGACGCTGATCCGCCCGCGCAGCCTGTCCGGCAGCGACCAATCCTCGGCCGTGCTGAAAGCCTTGAAGCGCATCCCGACCATCGGGGAAGTCACCGCGCAGAAGCTGATGCAGAAGTTCGGCGACGGATTCCTGGCGTCGATGCTGGGCGACAACATCCACGAGTTCATCAACCTCATGGATGGCAACGGCGAGCTGGTGTTTTCCGACCGCCAGGCCGCGCGCATGGAACGCGCGATGGCCAACATGGAGTTCGGCTTTGGCGAGGGCGGCTACCAGCCGTCCGAGTTCATCAAGAGATATCTGCCGCAAGGCACGTTCGACCTGCTCATCGCCGACGAGGCGCACGAGTACAAGAACGGCGGCAGTGCCCAAGGCCAGGCCATGGGCGTGCTGGCAGCGAAGGCTCGCAAGACCTTGCTGCTGACCGGCACGTTGATGGGCGGCTACGGCGACGATCTGTTCTACCTGCTGTTCCGAGCCCTTCCCGGGCGGATGATCGAAGACGGCTACCGCCCGACCACGAGCGGCAGCATGACCTCGGCCGCGATGGCGTTCATGCGCGATCACGGTGTCCTGAAGGACATTTATTCCGAGAGCACCGGCACGGCGCACAAGACCGCGAAAGGCACGAAAGTCAGTGTCAGAACGGTCAAGGCTCCGGGCTTCGGCCCCAAGGGCGTGCTGCGCTGCATCCTGCCGTTCACGATCTTCCTCAAGCTTCGAGACATCGGTGGCAACGTCCTGCCGCCGTATGACGAGGAGTTCCGTGAAGTCGCGATGGACACGGCACAAGCCGCGGCCTACCGTGATCTGGCGGGTCGGCTGACCGCGGAGTTGAAACAGGCTCTGGCGCGACGCGATACGACGCTGCTGGGCGTGGTGCTCAACGTGCTGCTGGCCTGGCCGGATTGCTGCTTCCGGTCGGAGACCGTGGTGCACCCGCGCACGCGCAACACCTTGGCGTTTGTCCCGGCTCAGTTCAACGAGTTCGAGGTGACGCCGAAAGAGCGCGAGTTGATCGACATCTGCAAGGAGGAGAAGGCACAGGGCCGCAAGGTCCTGGCCTACACGGTCTATACCGGCACGCGCGACACCACGTCGCGCCTGAAGGTGCTGCTGGAGCAGGAAGGCTTCAAGGTGGCGGTGCTACGCGCAAGCGTGGATGCCAGCCGCCGCGAGGATTGGATCGCCGAGCAATTGGACCGTGGCATCGACGTGCTCATCACCAACCCCGAGTTGGTCAAGACGGGACTGGACCTGTTGGAGTTTCCGACGATCGTGTTCATGCAGTCGGGCTACAACGTGTACTCGCTTCAACAGGCGGCCCGCCGCTCGTGGCGCATTGGGCAGAAAGAGTCCGTGCGCGTGATCTACCTCGGCTACGCCAGTTCCTCGCAGATGACCTGCCTGGAGCTGATGGCCAAGAAGATCATGGTCTCGCAGTCCACTTCGGGCGATGTACCCGAATCGGGGCTCGATGTCCTGAACCAGGATGGTGATTCCGTCGAGGTCGCATTGGCCCGGCAATTGGTAACAGCCTGA
- a CDS encoding DUF6094 domain-containing protein — translation MALMFPRLARNFVKNGYFPTDEPTLERALNALMPSDGPMCILDPCAGEGVAIAEAAHALGREQAKAFAVEFDAERARHARGLVDHCLHADLMDTMISKQSFGLLWLNPPYGDLAKDVNGNIGYQGQGRARLEKLFYQRSLSLLQYGGVLVFIVPGYVLDAELVGWLTRHYTDLRIYRAVETQFKQVVIFGRRVRQRELAPDGLKGVRNLLLQVGQGDAEAEELPCEWPFLPYVIPASPAEPEHFFRVTMEPEQFADEVGRLHGLWPSLDTHLGAAQQSLRPPARALSHWHLALALAAGAISGVVRSKTGRLLVVKGDTHKDKTLQREFTEREDGSIAETRILTDKFVPVIRAWDMTPGSATRGEVLTIR, via the coding sequence ATGGCTCTCATGTTCCCGCGGCTTGCCCGCAATTTCGTGAAGAACGGGTACTTCCCGACCGACGAACCCACGCTCGAAAGAGCCCTCAACGCACTGATGCCCAGCGACGGGCCGATGTGCATCCTCGATCCCTGCGCCGGCGAAGGCGTGGCGATCGCCGAAGCCGCCCACGCCCTCGGGCGCGAGCAGGCCAAGGCGTTCGCCGTCGAGTTCGACGCGGAGCGGGCACGCCATGCCCGCGGCCTGGTCGATCATTGCCTGCACGCGGACCTGATGGACACGATGATCTCCAAGCAGTCCTTCGGGCTGCTCTGGCTGAATCCCCCGTATGGCGACCTGGCGAAGGACGTCAACGGCAACATCGGCTATCAGGGCCAAGGCCGCGCCCGCCTCGAAAAGCTGTTCTACCAGCGCAGCCTGTCGCTGTTGCAGTACGGCGGCGTGCTGGTCTTCATCGTGCCCGGCTACGTGCTCGACGCGGAGTTGGTCGGCTGGCTAACGCGCCACTACACCGATCTGCGCATCTACCGAGCGGTGGAAACGCAGTTCAAGCAGGTGGTGATCTTCGGCCGGCGGGTGCGCCAGCGAGAGCTGGCCCCCGATGGCCTCAAGGGCGTGCGCAATCTGCTGCTGCAGGTTGGGCAAGGCGATGCCGAAGCCGAGGAGCTGCCGTGTGAATGGCCGTTCCTGCCGTATGTCATCCCCGCCAGTCCGGCCGAGCCGGAGCACTTCTTCCGCGTGACGATGGAGCCTGAGCAGTTCGCCGACGAAGTTGGCCGGTTGCATGGCCTCTGGCCGTCGCTGGACACGCACCTGGGGGCCGCGCAGCAGTCGCTGCGTCCTCCGGCGCGGGCTTTGTCCCACTGGCATCTCGCCCTGGCTCTGGCCGCGGGCGCGATTTCCGGCGTTGTGCGCTCCAAGACCGGGCGCCTGCTCGTCGTCAAAGGTGACACCCACAAGGACAAGACGCTCCAGCGGGAATTCACCGAACGCGAAGACGGCTCGATCGCCGAGACCCGCATCCTCACCGACAAGTTCGTGCCTGTCATCCGCGCGTGGGACATGACGCCGGGCTCCGCCACGCGGGGCGAGGTGTTGACCATCCGCTGA
- a CDS encoding DUF3275 family protein, whose protein sequence is MAATSAPATSTSPRSLLPVVVPGQLSIRTIRGRNGPFRVGFLTTPIGNFAVKDAELEQYPEGKYDGEFVVRYIFLNPIPMRDGFKFEIRCNLDGMTLFGVDKLSREDIRSFTTHDIDPLDEELGKQPAATPAKPTKASRSAKPAPVQTSADPLVDTTPFGVDAPPAAAAAPGSTEDGDAALFGLLWPLGESMKLDSTIDRRALRAQIARLGELGYALDFKTQEWSRQAELQPA, encoded by the coding sequence ATGGCAGCCACATCGGCACCCGCGACATCTACTTCCCCACGCTCTCTACTCCCCGTCGTTGTACCTGGCCAGCTTTCGATTCGCACAATCCGAGGCCGTAATGGTCCTTTCAGAGTCGGTTTTCTCACGACTCCGATCGGAAACTTCGCGGTAAAGGACGCGGAGCTTGAGCAGTACCCCGAAGGCAAGTACGACGGGGAATTCGTGGTCCGCTATATCTTTCTTAACCCGATCCCCATGAGGGATGGCTTCAAGTTCGAGATTCGATGCAACCTGGATGGCATGACGCTCTTCGGCGTTGACAAGCTGAGCCGCGAAGACATTCGCAGCTTCACCACCCATGACATCGATCCACTCGATGAAGAGCTAGGAAAGCAGCCTGCGGCAACGCCGGCCAAGCCCACCAAGGCATCCAGGTCAGCCAAACCTGCACCCGTGCAAACGTCCGCGGACCCGCTGGTCGATACCACGCCCTTCGGCGTGGACGCGCCGCCTGCTGCGGCTGCTGCCCCCGGCAGCACCGAGGATGGCGACGCCGCGCTGTTCGGCCTGTTGTGGCCGCTGGGCGAGTCTATGAAGCTGGATTCGACCATCGACCGCCGCGCCCTGCGCGCACAGATCGCCCGCCTGGGCGAACTGGGCTACGCGCTGGACTTCAAGACGCAGGAGTGGAGCCGCCAGGCCGAACTGCAACCTGCGTGA
- a CDS encoding DUF3577 domain-containing protein, producing MNTTSNEKSYFDLHTSGIGYIQRVREVPVRGGRRAQPFLACTVAALVGPARDPSYRYFDVKVSGAEAKNLVQRYIGVDDPKQRPLVRFRLGDLWGDAYIRDKGERKGEAAASLKARLLKAEPLDRAELASIRQHELITRGIGYLSRPKDVTPKDGDPFLACTVAALAGPVDEPEYRYIDTIVSTPEAEHLVRRCVQAIEGDRKVLIAFRLNDMKIDPYIRTKGEHAGEPGASLESTLVHIGLIKIDGTKVYPTGQAQAEAPQAQDAPAPEAEVAADTAADQPAEPAEREPEGEVEEQEPALAASF from the coding sequence ATGAACACCACGTCCAACGAGAAATCGTATTTCGACCTCCACACCTCGGGCATCGGCTACATCCAGCGTGTCCGTGAAGTGCCTGTCCGGGGCGGCCGCCGTGCGCAGCCGTTCCTGGCATGCACCGTTGCCGCGCTGGTCGGCCCCGCCAGGGACCCCAGCTACCGCTACTTCGATGTCAAGGTCTCGGGTGCCGAGGCCAAGAACCTCGTCCAGCGCTACATTGGCGTTGACGATCCCAAACAGCGCCCGCTGGTGCGCTTCCGCCTCGGCGACCTCTGGGGCGATGCGTACATCCGCGACAAGGGCGAGCGCAAGGGCGAAGCCGCCGCGTCCCTCAAGGCGCGACTGCTCAAGGCCGAGCCGCTTGACCGGGCCGAACTGGCTTCAATCAGGCAGCACGAGCTGATCACCCGCGGCATCGGCTACCTCAGCCGTCCGAAGGACGTCACCCCCAAGGATGGCGATCCGTTCCTCGCATGCACCGTCGCTGCGCTGGCTGGGCCTGTCGATGAACCGGAGTATCGGTACATCGACACCATCGTTTCCACCCCTGAAGCCGAGCATCTGGTTCGCCGGTGCGTGCAGGCCATCGAAGGGGACCGCAAGGTGCTGATCGCCTTCCGTCTCAACGACATGAAGATCGATCCGTACATCCGCACCAAGGGCGAGCACGCCGGGGAACCGGGAGCAAGCCTGGAATCGACCCTGGTCCACATCGGTCTGATCAAGATCGACGGCACGAAGGTCTATCCGACAGGCCAGGCGCAAGCCGAGGCGCCGCAAGCCCAGGACGCACCCGCGCCCGAAGCCGAGGTTGCCGCCGACACCGCTGCCGACCAGCCTGCCGAGCCCGCCGAGCGCGAGCCCGAAGGTGAAGTCGAGGAGCAGGAGCCGGCATTGGCTGCTTCGTTCTGA
- a CDS encoding XF1762 family protein, whose product MLVSLRTANAFVQEHHRHHRPVQGAKFALAVTLSGSDGICGVAIVGRPVARHLDDGWTLEVTRLCTDGAPNACSKLYGAAWKAAKALGYTRLIT is encoded by the coding sequence GTGCTCGTGTCGCTGCGCACCGCCAATGCCTTCGTGCAGGAGCACCATCGGCACCACCGTCCGGTTCAAGGGGCGAAGTTCGCCCTGGCGGTCACGCTGTCCGGCAGCGACGGCATCTGTGGCGTGGCCATCGTCGGTCGCCCGGTCGCGCGTCACCTGGACGACGGCTGGACCCTCGAAGTCACCAGGCTCTGCACCGATGGCGCACCGAACGCCTGCAGCAAGCTCTACGGAGCCGCCTGGAAGGCGGCCAAGGCCCTGGGCTACACGCGGCTGATCACCTAA
- a CDS encoding phosphoadenosine phosphosulfate reductase family protein: MHDPFKITQPTCISFSGGRTSAYMLWRVLQANGGLPADTVVCFANTGKEVEATLRFVRDCAERWQIPIHWLEYMPMEPGFMLVDFERASRQGEPFEALIRKRQYLPNPVARGCTTSLKIRPMHRHLRHLGWTDWDQMIGIRADEQRRVAKIRARGHSTESTHETMCMPLADAGVTVRDVGTFWQAQPFDLDLLTVNGRTLEGNCDLCFLKPRGQRLALIKARPEAAVWWIRMESLNLASKPSGARFRADGPSYADLARFAADQGDLFDAAEEPLACFCGD; the protein is encoded by the coding sequence ATGCACGACCCGTTCAAGATCACCCAACCCACCTGCATCAGCTTCTCCGGGGGACGCACCAGCGCGTACATGCTCTGGCGTGTGTTGCAGGCCAATGGCGGCCTGCCTGCTGACACCGTGGTCTGCTTCGCCAACACCGGCAAGGAAGTGGAAGCGACCTTGCGCTTCGTGCGCGACTGCGCCGAACGCTGGCAGATCCCGATTCACTGGCTGGAATACATGCCCATGGAGCCGGGCTTCATGCTGGTCGATTTCGAGCGAGCCAGCCGTCAGGGCGAACCGTTCGAGGCGCTGATACGCAAGCGCCAGTACCTGCCCAATCCCGTTGCGCGCGGCTGCACGACCAGCCTGAAGATCCGCCCGATGCACCGCCACCTGCGGCATCTGGGCTGGACGGACTGGGACCAGATGATCGGCATCAGGGCCGACGAGCAACGGCGCGTCGCCAAGATTCGCGCACGCGGCCACTCCACCGAATCGACCCACGAAACCATGTGCATGCCGCTGGCGGATGCCGGCGTCACCGTGCGCGACGTGGGCACCTTCTGGCAGGCGCAACCGTTCGACCTCGACCTGCTGACGGTGAATGGCCGCACGCTCGAAGGCAACTGCGATCTGTGTTTCCTGAAGCCGCGCGGGCAGCGCCTGGCCCTCATCAAGGCCCGGCCCGAAGCGGCTGTGTGGTGGATTCGCATGGAATCCCTGAACCTGGCGAGCAAGCCCAGCGGGGCTCGGTTTCGCGCCGATGGTCCCAGCTACGCCGACCTGGCGCGCTTCGCTGCCGACCAGGGCGACCTGTTCGATGCCGCCGAGGAACCGCTCGCCTGCTTCTGCGGCGATTGA